A window of the Microscilla marina ATCC 23134 genome harbors these coding sequences:
- a CDS encoding 7TM diverse intracellular signaling domain-containing protein: MQNKWFIKVWFVASIVWLLLTESVAQPNLSVMKLSGTKPSYTIGKYMAVLEDKTNQLSFEQVRASKAKFTLSSTKNLNLGFSDATYWLKFRVKKTDSLLNSWLINQDYPLIDQVILYYKDATGNWQNKRNGDMLPLYAKTLPYRTIVFPLNGLVTNKTYIFYLKVRSSGTIQLPLYIQKTDYYHQQQVRTEMFYGIFVGILFLITITNVFLGIIFRQRVYFFYVLYITGCLLLYTSLSGHAYQYIWGNLPEINNPMLIISMGMFITGLAFFVQDFIRIKNTLIKVTLKTLALVGVLFMVIAFVVPYNKIVRWATLASSFTLLVTLIAGIYALVRKQASARYFVLAFAIYALGALMVVFRAMGLLPVSFFATHAVEIANVIEIVLIAFALSDRYRREQIQNQKAKAQAQREALYAQKQALYIQKEANENLESKVQVRTSELELKNEALLKISEELRENLDALKATQELVKYNANLVSQKNRRIQDSIKSALSIQRAILPNKEERAHILGEHYIIYRPKDVVSGDFYWIKQIGNKVMLAAVDCTGHGVPGAFMSLIGYNALEKIIVGNQNTDPAHALNELHEEIRSLFAKQKHFTSSGMDIVLIALEKQPNGDTQLVFAGAKSDVYYIEPPYRSLHRLKGDNLYIGDLNKSQKKFANQSLTLKKDSLVYTGSDGLRDQNNVNRKRFGGGRLQVVLQEHAMLPLNEQKRALEEILDQYQRDTTQRDDILWMGVKL; the protein is encoded by the coding sequence ATGCAAAATAAATGGTTTATTAAAGTATGGTTTGTGGCAAGTATAGTTTGGCTACTGTTGACAGAGAGCGTTGCCCAACCCAATTTGTCGGTAATGAAGCTATCAGGCACCAAGCCAAGCTATACCATAGGCAAATATATGGCTGTATTGGAAGACAAAACCAATCAGTTGAGTTTTGAACAGGTGCGGGCGTCTAAAGCCAAATTTACATTGTCATCTACTAAAAACCTTAACCTGGGGTTTTCTGATGCTACCTATTGGCTGAAATTTAGGGTAAAGAAAACGGATTCATTGCTCAATAGTTGGCTGATCAATCAAGACTACCCTTTGATTGACCAAGTGATACTGTATTATAAAGACGCCACGGGTAATTGGCAAAACAAACGCAATGGTGACATGTTGCCCTTATACGCCAAAACGCTTCCATACCGTACCATTGTTTTTCCTTTAAACGGACTGGTTACCAACAAAACCTATATTTTTTATCTCAAAGTACGTTCTTCAGGCACCATTCAGTTGCCGTTGTATATTCAAAAAACCGACTACTACCACCAGCAACAAGTACGCACCGAAATGTTTTACGGCATTTTTGTAGGCATTCTGTTCTTGATTACCATTACTAATGTATTTCTGGGCATTATCTTTAGGCAACGAGTATATTTTTTTTATGTACTTTATATTACCGGGTGCTTGTTGTTATACACGTCGCTTAGTGGGCACGCCTACCAGTATATTTGGGGTAACCTGCCTGAAATTAATAACCCCATGCTGATAATCTCTATGGGCATGTTTATCACTGGCTTGGCGTTTTTTGTCCAGGATTTTATTCGAATAAAAAACACTTTAATTAAAGTGACCCTCAAAACCTTGGCGTTGGTAGGGGTTTTATTCATGGTGATAGCTTTTGTAGTGCCCTATAATAAAATTGTACGTTGGGCCACCTTAGCGTCGTCGTTTACCTTGTTGGTTACCCTTATTGCAGGTATTTATGCCTTGGTGCGAAAACAAGCTTCAGCCCGGTATTTTGTGCTTGCTTTTGCTATCTATGCCTTGGGTGCATTAATGGTTGTTTTTAGGGCGATGGGACTATTACCCGTGAGTTTTTTTGCTACCCACGCCGTAGAGATAGCCAATGTAATAGAAATAGTGCTTATTGCCTTTGCGTTGAGTGATCGTTATAGACGAGAACAAATACAAAATCAGAAAGCTAAAGCGCAGGCACAGCGAGAAGCCCTGTATGCGCAAAAACAGGCCCTATACATTCAGAAAGAGGCCAACGAAAACCTGGAAAGTAAAGTACAGGTGCGCACCAGCGAGCTGGAACTGAAAAATGAGGCGCTACTCAAGATAAGCGAAGAGCTAAGAGAAAACCTTGACGCCCTCAAAGCCACCCAAGAGCTGGTAAAATACAACGCTAACCTGGTATCGCAGAAAAACCGCCGTATTCAAGATAGTATTAAGTCGGCATTGAGCATTCAACGCGCCATTTTACCCAACAAAGAAGAGCGTGCCCATATACTAGGGGAACATTACATTATATACCGACCCAAAGATGTGGTGTCGGGCGATTTTTACTGGATAAAACAAATAGGAAACAAGGTTATGTTGGCGGCAGTAGACTGTACTGGACATGGGGTACCAGGTGCCTTTATGTCTTTGATTGGCTACAATGCCCTGGAGAAAATAATTGTGGGCAATCAAAATACCGACCCTGCCCATGCATTGAATGAACTCCACGAGGAAATTCGCAGCTTATTTGCCAAACAAAAGCATTTTACAAGTAGTGGAATGGACATTGTGCTCATAGCCTTGGAAAAACAACCTAATGGCGATACTCAGTTGGTATTTGCCGGAGCCAAATCTGACGTATATTATATAGAGCCTCCTTACCGAAGTTTGCATCGCCTTAAGGGAGATAACTTATACATTGGAGACTTGAATAAATCACAAAAAAAGTTTGCCAACCAAAGCTTAACGCTTAAAAAGGATAGCCTGGTGTATACAGGTTCAGATGGTTTACGTGATCAGAACAACGTAAATCGCAAAAGGTTTGGAGGAGGGCGTTTACAGGTGGTGTTGCAAGAGCATGCCATGCTACCACTGAATGAACAAAAACGAGCCCTTGAAGAAATACTAGATCAATACCAACGCGACACTACCCAAAGAGATGATATTCTGTGGATGGGGGTAAAGCTATAG
- a CDS encoding response regulator → MKEYRVLAIDDEQYNLDVYLQLFEDKTNYELMVANNGTMGYEIAIELLPDLIITDWQMPDIDGITLITKFKAEKNTQDIPIIVATGAMTSPKDLKTALTSGAIDYVRKPIDEVELLARVNVALRLAAAYAEVKLAKEQQQRQLATLTLQSNHKDKLLTQIQQKLEQAPISVKPFLKPIIKEISSEVRFSQDWDSFKMHFEQVHPQFFARLQRKYAELTPYELKFCAYTKMNLSTKEIADLLNITPRSTQVTRGRIKKKMGLDKTCDFREYFLKY, encoded by the coding sequence ATGAAAGAATATAGAGTTTTAGCCATTGATGATGAACAGTATAACTTAGATGTTTATTTACAACTGTTTGAAGATAAAACTAACTATGAGTTAATGGTGGCAAACAATGGCACAATGGGGTATGAAATCGCCATTGAGCTATTACCCGACCTGATCATTACCGATTGGCAAATGCCTGATATTGATGGTATTACGCTTATTACTAAGTTTAAAGCTGAAAAAAACACCCAGGACATTCCCATTATAGTAGCCACCGGAGCCATGACCTCCCCCAAAGACTTAAAAACAGCGTTGACTTCGGGTGCTATTGATTATGTACGCAAGCCCATAGATGAGGTAGAGCTACTTGCCAGAGTAAATGTGGCGTTGCGTTTAGCAGCTGCTTATGCAGAAGTCAAACTTGCCAAAGAGCAACAGCAAAGGCAGTTGGCAACCCTTACCTTACAAAGCAATCATAAAGATAAGCTACTTACTCAAATTCAGCAGAAGCTTGAACAAGCCCCCATATCGGTGAAACCTTTTCTGAAGCCCATTATCAAAGAAATTAGCAGCGAGGTTCGGTTTTCCCAGGATTGGGACTCTTTTAAAATGCATTTTGAACAAGTGCATCCACAGTTTTTTGCCCGGCTGCAAAGAAAATATGCCGAGCTGACACCTTATGAGCTGAAGTTTTGTGCTTATACTAAGATGAACTTGAGCACAAAAGAGATAGCCGACTTGCTCAACATTACTCCCCGGTCAACACAGGTAACCCGTGGGCGTATTAAAAAGAAAATGGGACTAGACAAAACGTGTGATTTCAGAGAATACTTTTTGAAATATTAA
- a CDS encoding sensor histidine kinase: MYNKLKVGLCLCVVLLSSVAMGQSGSKLTSQPAGEVRTLMAAADAFMKSGSYRNAYNTYLKLVNVYKQKNNQAGVVANVDKIIALHEQKKINLPSNTLINYYATRSRAANALGLKTTPKMYLNMAEVYAKAKQMKKAVYFAEKGLRLSNNTETADLLNTLLRNLDVDKVDYNGNYGLKAKLKAVQQELVRKENALQRLKRQSALLRKQILGQAEDLEKMDRNLKSQTAIAKNRHRVNEQLEDSNNKRKWWNIVLVFLALVGFIAGGYSAARLYFNGRQRKQINSKLMNKEAALLTAKDKLLDAKDTIQSQKEELQDKKYTIQRHLSEIDGRKIELVELTEQAQLQKRQLAYMKESKVQLAETIAQDLKKPLDVILRSKDLVAIQGAGDQMKKYTEEMLAIQQYLNGHLDLKIADFNFHYVVQQTIAPWLAQAEKKGVIVVNQVPAQYWGTFDKGLISRVIEKLFRKAIQHTLTGGKVAISGKPIHPTETNDHSIGGLELSIADDGASILYDEFQKIFQPLMDLNAREFSDKALAGIDLTFCKVALEAHQSNIKVASETGVGTTFTFQLPLGSPQQMID, translated from the coding sequence ATGTATAATAAACTAAAGGTAGGTCTGTGTTTGTGTGTAGTGTTGTTGAGTAGTGTGGCAATGGGGCAGTCAGGCTCTAAGCTCACCAGCCAACCTGCAGGAGAGGTAAGAACATTGATGGCAGCTGCAGATGCTTTTATGAAAAGTGGGTCGTATCGCAATGCTTATAATACCTACCTAAAGTTAGTCAATGTATACAAGCAAAAAAATAACCAGGCAGGGGTAGTAGCCAATGTAGATAAAATTATTGCGTTACACGAACAAAAGAAAATCAACCTTCCCTCTAACACCCTGATCAACTATTATGCTACCCGAAGTAGAGCTGCCAATGCTCTTGGACTGAAAACTACCCCCAAGATGTACTTGAATATGGCTGAAGTGTATGCCAAAGCAAAACAGATGAAGAAGGCTGTATACTTTGCCGAAAAAGGCTTGAGGTTATCTAACAACACCGAAACCGCTGATTTGCTCAATACCCTTTTGCGTAACCTGGATGTAGACAAAGTGGACTATAACGGTAACTATGGATTAAAGGCAAAGCTGAAGGCAGTACAACAGGAACTGGTACGCAAAGAAAATGCTTTGCAACGTCTAAAACGTCAAAGTGCTTTATTACGCAAGCAAATACTTGGGCAGGCAGAAGACTTAGAAAAAATGGACAGAAACCTTAAGTCTCAAACTGCCATTGCCAAGAACCGCCACCGAGTGAATGAACAACTCGAAGACTCTAACAATAAACGTAAGTGGTGGAACATTGTATTGGTATTTTTAGCATTGGTAGGTTTCATTGCTGGAGGTTACTCTGCCGCAAGGCTCTATTTCAATGGGCGTCAGCGCAAGCAAATAAATAGTAAGCTAATGAATAAAGAGGCTGCTTTGCTCACTGCCAAAGATAAGCTACTGGATGCCAAAGACACCATCCAGTCTCAAAAAGAAGAGTTGCAAGATAAAAAATATACTATTCAACGCCATTTGTCAGAAATAGATGGTAGAAAAATAGAGTTGGTAGAGCTTACCGAGCAAGCACAGTTGCAAAAACGCCAATTGGCATATATGAAAGAGTCTAAGGTACAACTTGCCGAAACCATTGCCCAGGATTTAAAGAAGCCTTTAGATGTGATTTTGCGCAGTAAAGATTTAGTAGCTATTCAGGGAGCTGGTGACCAAATGAAAAAGTATACTGAAGAAATGCTTGCCATTCAGCAATACCTCAATGGCCACCTTGACTTAAAAATTGCTGATTTTAACTTCCATTATGTAGTGCAACAAACCATCGCTCCCTGGCTGGCTCAGGCAGAGAAGAAAGGCGTCATTGTGGTAAACCAGGTACCTGCGCAATATTGGGGTACTTTTGACAAAGGTTTGATTAGTCGTGTGATAGAAAAACTTTTTCGCAAGGCTATACAACATACCCTCACTGGAGGTAAAGTAGCTATTTCAGGGAAGCCAATACACCCCACAGAGACAAACGACCATTCAATTGGTGGGTTAGAGTTATCCATAGCCGACGATGGTGCCAGTATTTTGTATGATGAATTTCAGAAAATATTTCAACCATTGATGGATTTAAATGCCAGAGAGTTTTCTGACAAAGCATTGGCTGGTATTGACCTTACCTTTTGTAAAGTAGCACTAGAAGCACATCAAAGTAATATAAAAGTAGCATCAGAGACTGGAGTTGGCACTACTTTCACTTTTCAATTGCCACTGGGTTCTCCACAACAAATGATTGATTAA
- a CDS encoding hybrid sensor histidine kinase/response regulator: MKEYSILVIDDQYNNLKTITAYFDASLEPYAILGATSGMMGYQLALDKRPDLIIMDWEMPEMSGIEAVKKLKASPVTKDIPIIMATGVMTHPDDLRTALEAGAIDYVRKPIDKVELLARTRSAIALSESYQQIKLLSDFKQAMTHMLVHDLKNSLGVVMNLSEKPKVIEAGRQMTHLVMNLLDVQKFEDANIEVQSVPYPFVQVLAQAVSQVDYLRMQKNIALDYDNHLKALVLIDEGLILRVLVNLLHNAIKFSPQNSTISIKAEAVKSEWLKVQITDQGTGIATSHIEKIFDKYYQVEVKNQEQIQSTGLGLTFCKFAIEAHGGEIGVESREGEGSTFWLTLPMSFRASAATVGGVLETANLGNDIMLTVDDQQALATFRADIVVLKFYEASKLKRLLNNIPAQSASVERWKEAIQQAVLNSNRTQFEYLKSLLIG; this comes from the coding sequence ATGAAAGAGTATAGCATTCTTGTGATTGATGATCAATACAATAATTTAAAAACTATTACGGCTTATTTTGATGCCTCACTAGAGCCTTATGCCATCTTGGGAGCCACCAGCGGCATGATGGGGTATCAACTGGCGCTTGACAAACGCCCTGACCTGATTATTATGGATTGGGAAATGCCAGAAATGAGTGGAATTGAGGCGGTAAAAAAACTAAAAGCATCACCTGTTACCAAAGACATTCCCATTATTATGGCTACTGGGGTAATGACTCATCCCGATGACCTGCGTACAGCACTGGAGGCGGGTGCCATTGATTATGTGCGTAAACCTATCGACAAAGTAGAATTACTGGCTCGTACCCGTTCAGCTATTGCCTTGTCAGAGTCTTATCAGCAAATCAAACTTTTGTCAGACTTTAAACAAGCAATGACCCACATGCTGGTGCATGATCTCAAGAATTCATTGGGGGTAGTGATGAATTTATCTGAAAAGCCTAAAGTAATAGAGGCTGGACGACAAATGACTCATTTGGTCATGAACTTGTTAGATGTACAAAAGTTTGAAGATGCCAACATTGAAGTACAAAGTGTACCTTATCCGTTTGTGCAGGTGTTGGCGCAGGCAGTGTCTCAGGTAGACTATTTGCGGATGCAAAAAAACATTGCCTTGGACTATGACAATCATTTAAAAGCCTTGGTGTTGATAGATGAAGGCTTGATTTTAAGGGTTTTGGTAAATTTATTACACAATGCCATTAAGTTTAGCCCTCAAAACAGCACCATCAGCATAAAGGCAGAAGCAGTAAAAAGCGAATGGCTTAAGGTGCAAATCACGGATCAGGGAACAGGAATAGCTACGTCACATATTGAGAAGATATTTGATAAATACTATCAGGTAGAAGTAAAAAACCAAGAACAGATTCAATCAACAGGGTTGGGGCTTACTTTTTGCAAATTTGCGATAGAAGCTCATGGAGGCGAAATAGGGGTAGAGTCGCGAGAAGGAGAGGGGAGTACTTTTTGGCTCACTTTGCCTATGTCTTTCAGGGCGTCAGCTGCTACTGTTGGTGGTGTGCTGGAAACTGCCAACCTAGGGAACGATATAATGCTTACGGTAGATGATCAACAGGCGTTGGCTACTTTCCGGGCAGACATAGTTGTGCTGAAGTTTTATGAGGCCTCCAAACTCAAACGTTTGTTGAATAATATTCCTGCCCAAAGTGCCTCTGTTGAGCGTTGGAAAGAAGCCATTCAACAAGCTGTATTAAACTCAAATAGAACACAATTCGAGTACTTGAAAAGCTTATTAATTGGATGA
- a CDS encoding adenylate/guanylate cyclase domain-containing protein — protein sequence MNRWFSKLPIYIRLRIGFGVVLVLTLAMTIFSIQQLEQLHKKTKEINEKWLINVREISEFSTNLGYYSISEFRHINSSDPVAKKQIEEEMANIRRKLRKSLDRYEKLVVTNKERALLRSVKKMRQNYFSVLSAPVLELSRQGRTEEATKRVLSGANAKAIQDIKEKLDEIVLENKKGSTKAASDSEAIYERSTTEVWAILIAAIFLGVLISMMVSSNIRRQIGGEPHIIANIAQKVSSEGDLDIHFDAGQNAGIYGSVRQMVNTFREIGSVTADLSKGHSAETLRVKSDKDTLALSINQMIDNFKKVIMQANEIAKGNFLVQIDLRSEQDELSIALQQMTKSLSENKLKNEQENWVKDGINQLSKDISSDISLEKICRQSISFISRYVEAAQGVIYLYDKEDEYLSLYATYAFKERNDISNKYKLGEGLVGQVALEQKPILLKNVTRKESVVHTGVISEAPLYIYALPLVFENELHGVVELASFEEFTQLKQRFLDEADRILTTYLHSAQQTEEVRRLLVIAEEAKQEAETKAQELAQSQEELRATSEELQHRNEALEKHTNEINEVNVRLEQNQEELQSQQDELKNQNATLEKARLELARRTEQLELANKYKSEFLANTSHEIRTPLNGIIGLTESLIDGAAGPLNEKTMSNLELINSSAIRLSTLVNDILDFSRMENHELGIQRKPTDFYAIVDVVVRVSRELIGDKDLVLVNTIGKDIPIIEGDENRLQQILYNLIGNGIKFTESGQVTLSAKTTDAFLSVSVKDTGIGISPESQDRIFESFEQEDGSTSRNYGGTGLGLAISKELVELHGGTIQLKSEVGKGSEFIFTLPISQNQSIARKSKETPLSIDPPPLANNEEETAVSSLLNQNIFDKSAVVSAPDLESIESNERLIAHINSNYQVKILVVDDEPVNLQVLENHLSIQNYNITQASDGLKALKIIKESKEPFDIILLDVMMPKMSGYEVCRTIRERFPLVELPVLMLTAKNQPKDIVEGFDAGANDYLTKPFSKVELLSRIKTHVLLKLTSENLQTANEKLQEYNATLEQKIEERTEEINTLLLNILPEEVANDLKTNGKAPVKYYAMSTVLFTDFQGFTKQASEMDSKELVEDLNEYFAGFDDIMEQYNLEKIKTIGDAYMAAGGIPQSNTTNPVDAVLAGLAIQQFVAAKRAERKAEGKQFWDVRLGVNTGEVIAGVIGTKKFAYDVWGDSVNTAARMESGGKVGEVNISHNTYEMVKDYFDVEHRGKVNAKGKGEVDMYFVKRIKSELSADDAGTKPNQAFWVKLEG from the coding sequence ATGAACAGATGGTTTTCTAAACTTCCTATCTACATAAGGCTTCGCATAGGGTTTGGTGTTGTGCTGGTGCTTACCCTGGCCATGACCATCTTCTCTATCCAGCAGTTAGAGCAGCTCCACAAGAAAACTAAAGAAATCAACGAGAAATGGTTGATCAACGTGAGAGAAATCTCAGAATTTAGTACCAACCTGGGGTACTATTCTATCAGTGAGTTTCGTCACATTAATTCGAGCGACCCAGTAGCAAAAAAACAGATAGAAGAAGAGATGGCAAACATTCGCCGTAAGCTCCGTAAAAGCCTGGATCGTTATGAAAAACTCGTAGTCACTAACAAAGAAAGGGCTTTACTGAGAAGTGTTAAAAAAATGCGCCAAAACTATTTTTCTGTTCTTTCGGCACCTGTGCTGGAGCTGTCGCGCCAGGGTAGGACAGAAGAAGCTACTAAACGGGTGTTGTCGGGAGCCAATGCCAAGGCGATTCAAGACATTAAGGAAAAGCTGGATGAGATTGTATTAGAAAATAAAAAAGGAAGTACCAAAGCTGCCAGCGACAGTGAAGCCATTTACGAGCGATCTACTACTGAGGTGTGGGCTATTTTGATTGCAGCTATTTTTCTGGGAGTTTTAATTTCTATGATGGTATCGAGCAACATCAGGAGGCAAATAGGTGGTGAACCACATATTATAGCCAATATTGCCCAGAAAGTATCATCAGAGGGAGATTTGGATATTCACTTTGATGCAGGACAAAATGCTGGTATTTATGGTTCGGTCAGGCAAATGGTCAATACTTTTAGAGAGATTGGTAGTGTAACAGCTGACTTATCCAAAGGGCACTCTGCTGAAACGCTTAGAGTAAAAAGTGATAAAGATACGCTTGCTTTGTCTATCAATCAGATGATTGATAATTTTAAAAAGGTGATCATGCAGGCGAATGAAATAGCCAAGGGTAATTTTTTGGTGCAAATAGATTTACGCAGCGAACAGGATGAGTTGAGCATTGCTTTGCAGCAAATGACTAAAAGTTTGAGTGAAAACAAACTGAAAAACGAGCAGGAAAATTGGGTAAAAGATGGAATCAACCAGTTGAGTAAAGATATTTCCAGCGACATTTCTCTTGAAAAAATTTGTCGTCAATCCATTAGTTTTATTTCCCGTTATGTAGAAGCTGCCCAAGGGGTGATCTATTTGTATGACAAAGAAGATGAATATTTGAGCTTGTATGCTACCTATGCGTTCAAAGAACGCAACGACATTTCTAACAAATACAAATTGGGAGAGGGGCTGGTAGGACAGGTAGCCCTTGAGCAAAAACCTATTTTGTTGAAAAACGTGACCCGCAAAGAGTCGGTAGTGCATACTGGAGTGATTAGCGAAGCCCCTCTGTATATTTACGCCCTCCCTTTGGTGTTCGAAAATGAATTGCATGGGGTTGTCGAGCTTGCCTCATTTGAAGAATTTACCCAGCTTAAGCAGCGTTTTTTGGATGAAGCCGATCGTATTTTGACTACTTACCTACATTCTGCCCAACAAACCGAGGAGGTGAGGCGTTTACTGGTGATTGCAGAAGAGGCAAAACAAGAAGCCGAAACTAAGGCCCAGGAGCTTGCCCAATCGCAAGAAGAACTAAGGGCTACCTCAGAAGAGCTACAGCACCGCAACGAAGCCCTGGAAAAGCACACCAACGAAATAAACGAGGTAAACGTAAGGTTGGAACAAAACCAGGAAGAATTGCAAAGCCAACAGGATGAACTAAAAAATCAAAATGCCACGCTCGAAAAAGCCCGTCTTGAGCTTGCTAGACGCACCGAACAACTAGAGCTTGCCAATAAATATAAATCAGAATTTTTGGCAAATACTTCTCACGAAATACGCACTCCTTTGAACGGAATCATTGGGCTTACTGAATCGTTGATTGACGGAGCAGCCGGACCTTTGAACGAAAAGACCATGAGTAACCTTGAGTTGATCAACAGTAGCGCCATCCGTTTGTCTACCTTGGTAAATGATATTCTTGATTTTTCACGAATGGAAAACCACGAATTGGGTATTCAAAGGAAACCTACCGATTTTTATGCCATTGTAGATGTGGTGGTACGAGTAAGTCGAGAGCTGATAGGAGACAAAGACTTGGTGCTGGTAAATACTATAGGCAAAGACATTCCAATTATAGAAGGAGACGAAAACCGATTACAACAGATATTATATAACTTGATAGGCAATGGTATTAAGTTTACCGAAAGTGGCCAGGTAACTTTATCGGCTAAAACGACCGATGCCTTTTTAAGCGTAAGCGTAAAAGATACAGGGATAGGTATATCGCCCGAAAGTCAAGACCGGATTTTTGAGTCGTTTGAGCAAGAAGATGGTTCTACTTCCCGTAATTATGGGGGAACTGGCTTGGGGCTGGCCATTTCTAAAGAATTGGTAGAGCTTCACGGAGGAACCATTCAACTGAAGTCGGAAGTGGGCAAAGGATCGGAGTTTATATTTACTCTGCCAATATCTCAAAACCAAAGCATTGCAAGAAAGAGCAAAGAAACGCCATTATCTATAGATCCGCCACCATTGGCAAACAATGAGGAAGAAACAGCCGTTAGTTCGTTATTGAATCAAAATATTTTTGATAAGTCTGCAGTCGTATCAGCTCCTGATTTGGAAAGTATAGAGAGCAATGAACGATTAATTGCCCATATAAATAGCAATTATCAGGTGAAAATTTTGGTGGTAGATGATGAACCCGTAAATTTACAGGTCTTAGAAAATCATCTTTCAATTCAAAATTACAACATCACTCAAGCATCAGACGGCTTAAAAGCACTAAAAATTATTAAGGAAAGCAAAGAGCCATTTGATATTATTTTGCTGGATGTGATGATGCCTAAAATGTCGGGTTATGAAGTATGCCGAACTATTCGGGAGCGGTTTCCACTGGTTGAATTGCCAGTATTGATGCTCACTGCTAAAAACCAGCCTAAAGACATCGTAGAAGGTTTTGACGCTGGAGCAAACGATTACCTTACCAAACCTTTTTCTAAGGTAGAGTTACTATCACGTATTAAAACCCATGTATTACTAAAACTGACCAGCGAAAATCTGCAGACCGCCAACGAAAAACTACAAGAGTATAATGCTACTCTTGAGCAAAAAATAGAAGAGCGTACGGAGGAAATCAATACCTTATTGTTGAATATTTTGCCAGAAGAAGTAGCCAATGATCTAAAAACCAACGGCAAAGCACCTGTAAAGTATTATGCCATGAGCACGGTGTTATTTACTGACTTCCAAGGGTTTACCAAGCAAGCCTCAGAGATGGACAGCAAAGAGTTGGTAGAAGACCTAAACGAGTATTTTGCGGGTTTTGATGACATTATGGAGCAATATAACCTGGAAAAAATCAAAACTATTGGTGATGCGTATATGGCAGCTGGTGGTATACCACAGTCTAATACAACCAACCCAGTAGATGCAGTACTTGCCGGACTGGCTATTCAACAGTTTGTAGCAGCAAAACGAGCCGAAAGAAAAGCAGAAGGCAAACAGTTTTGGGATGTTAGGCTAGGCGTTAATACAGGAGAGGTAATAGCGGGCGTTATAGGTACAAAGAAATTTGCCTATGATGTGTGGGGCGACTCGGTAAATACGGCGGCTCGAATGGAAAGCGGTGGTAAAGTAGGAGAGGTGAACATTTCGCATAATACGTATGAAATGGTGAAAGACTATTTTGATGTAGAGCACCGTGGCAAAGTAAACGCCAAAGGTAAAGGAGAGGTAGATATGTATTTTGTGAAAAGGATTAAGTCTGAGTTGTCAGCAGATGATGCCGGAACTAAGCCTAATCAGGCTTTTTGGGTAAAGCTAGAGGGGTAA
- a CDS encoding tellurite resistance TerB family protein, with the protein MLESFKTIISLIAYVSLGFTFMEVYLTLNKLWKRRHDRKVAESISITGKFIGFFTSSVFVLNFSFAYHWQGAINASFWAFAAVVQIFIGAGLWVVGQQKAGFWTLVKRALKLERKEAGDLAKSFFRPSQAYKVIEILSKVAMIDEVLDDSEKEFIQQFAELWDIHFDWEEFTKENGQHSPISFTELRNAMVEYLHTSPPTDQVSQLGDVLNMLVRIDGVVSEEEELVLEELMGLIKQYEDEDPSTVLYSIAIVPQSAEQEQAILQTMPTLRKSQVAGGHAFLIGPFHSQKYAQIVCNKYRMLRCFSVVVEMEDSLDLSQSTLPDHS; encoded by the coding sequence ATGCTCGAATCTTTTAAAACCATTATAAGCCTCATTGCCTATGTGTCGCTTGGTTTTACTTTTATGGAAGTTTATTTGACCCTAAATAAGCTTTGGAAGAGGAGACATGATCGGAAAGTAGCAGAGAGTATTTCGATTACAGGTAAGTTTATTGGCTTTTTTACCAGCTCGGTATTTGTGCTTAATTTTTCTTTTGCTTATCACTGGCAAGGTGCCATCAATGCTTCTTTTTGGGCTTTTGCGGCAGTTGTTCAGATATTTATTGGTGCTGGTTTGTGGGTAGTGGGTCAGCAAAAAGCTGGTTTTTGGACCCTGGTCAAAAGGGCTTTGAAGCTAGAGCGAAAAGAAGCAGGTGATCTTGCTAAATCGTTTTTTAGACCATCGCAAGCCTATAAAGTAATAGAAATATTGAGTAAAGTGGCTATGATAGATGAAGTGCTCGACGATAGTGAAAAGGAGTTTATTCAGCAATTTGCCGAACTATGGGATATTCACTTCGACTGGGAAGAGTTTACCAAAGAGAACGGGCAACATAGCCCTATTTCTTTTACCGAGTTGCGCAACGCTATGGTAGAGTACTTGCATACTTCGCCACCCACCGACCAAGTGTCTCAATTGGGCGACGTATTGAATATGTTGGTAAGAATAGATGGGGTAGTGTCAGAAGAAGAAGAGCTGGTACTGGAAGAGTTAATGGGGCTTATAAAACAATACGAAGACGAAGATCCTTCTACTGTGTTGTATAGCATAGCCATTGTGCCACAAAGTGCTGAACAGGAACAAGCCATACTACAAACAATGCCTACCTTGCGCAAAAGCCAGGTGGCAGGTGGACACGCATTTCTAATTGGTCCCTTTCACTCTCAAAAATATGCGCAGATTGTATGCAATAAATATCGTATGTTGAGGTGCTTTAGTGTTGTTGTAGAGATGGAAGACAGTCTCGATCTTTCCCAAAGTACACTTCCTGATCATTCCTGA